CTCGGCATAACTGCGGATGTTTGTGAGCGGCGTGCGCAGCTCGTGCGACACATTGGAGACAAATTCCCGGCGCATCTCGTCCAGCTTTTTTTGCTCGGTCACGTCGTGGATAACCGCCATGACGCCCTCGGCGTCCGCACCGCCAAAAGGAGCCAGAGAGACCTGCAGCGTGCGTCCCCGGTTTACATATTCCCGCTGCAGCACGCGCGGCTGGCCCACCGAGAGCACCTCTCCCAGCGGCGCCAACCTCCCCAGCACCTCATCGTAAGAGCACATCTTGTCAAAGGGGATCCCCAGCATGGTTTCGGCGGCGGGGTTCGCCTGGATAGGACAGCCCTCCTCGGAAAAGGCGGCCACGCCGTCCTTCATGTGAAGAAACAGCGTGCCCAGCTTGTCGCGCTCCGAACCGACCTCCTCCAGCGTCCGCCGCAGGACGTCGGCCATGTGGTTGAACGTCCCCGTGAGCACGCCTATCTCGTCGGTCGAACGCACCGTAAGCTCGTGCGTGAAATCTCCGGAGGCCATCAGCGTGGCGCCCCGGGTCAGGTCCTCCAACGGCATCGTGATGGCCTTGGAGAACACAAACGAGAGCAGACAGGCAAAAAGCAGCCCGACCACCAGCGCCTCCACAATGATGGTGAAAAGCTGGATGATCAATGCCTGCATGCTGTCTTTGGTGTCTTTGATGTAGACAATGTACGCCGGCTGCGGCCCGACGGGAACCGCGACGTCCAAGTAGGGATCGCCCGCACGCTGAGAATACTGGGGCGATTTTGTACTCATCGCCCGCAAAATGGTGGGCGTGAGCGCCAACCGCTCGCCGGCCTCCTGATCGGAGCCGTCCAGAAAGGCGCCGGACACGGCATCTAGAATATAGTAGTTGCGCTGCCCCGTGTCGATGCCCAACACCCCCGAAAAGGCGCGCAGCACCTCCTTGAGGCGGGCCGGCGCGTCGGCCCCCTGGTCGGCGGCGGCATAGAGGCTGGCAGCGAAGTCCTCGTTGTTTGAAAACGTATCCGACATCGTGCTGACAAAGTTCTCAAGCTGAAAACGCGCGACGCTGTTGATGAGGAACGTCCCCACCACGGACATCATCAGGACAATCAGCAGCAGCATAAACAGCACGAGTCGGGCGCGCAGGCTGCGAAACACCGGACGTCACCGCCTTCCCCTCTTTCAAACCGTCGCGCCGAGCCCTGTCATCGGGGCGCGCCGGCAAACAGATAGCCGGCGCCGCGGCGGGTCAGCAAAAGAACGGGGTCGCTGGGGTTGTCCTCGATCTTTTCCCGCAGCCGGCGTACAGCTACATCCACAGTGCGCAAGTCACCGTAATATTCGTAGTTCCAGACTTTCTCCATGAGCTCCTCACGCGTAAACACATTGTCCGGGTGGCGCATAAAGAAATGCAGCAGGTCGTACTCCCGCTGGGAAAGCAGCAGCGTCCGCCCCTGCTTTGTGACTTCCATGCGCCCCGGGTGGAGCGCGATGTTCCCCGCCGTAAGGACGGATTCGCCCGGGGGGGCGGGGGCGTCCGCGATGGCCGTACGGCGGATGTTGGCCCGCACGCGCGCCAGCAGTTCCCGCATCGAAAACGGCTTGGTGATGTAATCGTCGGCACCGAGTTCCAGCCCCAGCACCTTGTCTGTCTCCTCCTCGCGGGCAGTCAACATCAAAATAGGAGCGTTGAACCCGCCGGCGCGCAACCGGCGGCATACCTCGAAGCCGTCCAGCCGGGGCAGCATGACATCCAGTAGCACAAGGTCTGGATTCTTCTCCACGGCCATGGCGAGGCCCGCCGCTCCGTCCGGCGCCGTGAGGGGCGCATACCCCGCCCGCGCCAAGTTGAAAGACAAAATGTCAACAATCGCGGGCTCGTCCTCCACGATCAAAATGCACCGCTGCGCGGCACCCATCTCATTCCCCTCTTTCCATAACCTCTAACGTGGGTTGCACCTGCAACCCACAACCCAAATTCTTGTTTTTTGTTGCCGCTTCGCGGCAACAAGGTACTCACCTCAATCTCTGACTTTTGGACGTCTCCGGTCATTTCGTGTCCGGCGCCGCGCCGGACGCCGCGTCCGACAGCCGGCCGCGGGCCATCAAAACGCCGGCAATGGTCTTGGCGTCACGGACCCGCCCGTCTAAAATGCGGGCCATCATCTCGTCGAGCGGCACATGGACAACCTCCAGCCACTCGTCCTCGTCCGGGTTGGCCCCCGCCTGGGTGAGGTCCGTAGCCAAAAAAAGATGCAATTTTTCCTGGCAGTACCCCGGTGTCGGGTAGAGAACGCCGAGCGGCTCGTAGCGTCCGGGGGTGTAGCCTGTCTCCTCCAGCAACTCGCGCCGGCCGCCGTCGGCCGGGTCCTCGCCCGGCTCCAGCTTGCCGGCGGGGATTTCCAGCAAAACCTCCCCCATCGGATAACGGTACTGGCGCACCGCCACCACCCGGCGGTCCCGCGTCACCGCCACAACGGCGACGCCGCCGGGGTGCACCACCACTTCGCGGGTGGCCTCCTTGCCGTCCGGCAGCGCCACCCGGTCCACCCGCACATCGACAATCTTGCCCCGATACAGGATCTCGCCCCCGAGGGGCGTCTCTCGGAGATCCAATGGCCGACACCTCCTTTGCCCCATTCTTTTTTTATTATACACCTTTTCCCGGCGTTTC
This genomic interval from Oscillospiraceae bacterium contains the following:
- a CDS encoding cell wall metabolism sensor histidine kinase WalK; translation: MFRSLRARLVLFMLLLIVLMMSVVGTFLINSVARFQLENFVSTMSDTFSNNEDFAASLYAAADQGADAPARLKEVLRAFSGVLGIDTGQRNYYILDAVSGAFLDGSDQEAGERLALTPTILRAMSTKSPQYSQRAGDPYLDVAVPVGPQPAYIVYIKDTKDSMQALIIQLFTIIVEALVVGLLFACLLSFVFSKAITMPLEDLTRGATLMASGDFTHELTVRSTDEIGVLTGTFNHMADVLRRTLEEVGSERDKLGTLFLHMKDGVAAFSEEGCPIQANPAAETMLGIPFDKMCSYDEVLGRLAPLGEVLSVGQPRVLQREYVNRGRTLQVSLAPFGGADAEGVMAVIHDVTEQKKLDEMRREFVSNVSHELRTPLTNIRSYAETLSEAEDLPHDTARSFSQVILNEAERMSRIVRDLLTLSRFDYGKMDWHFEPCPLADVLKNTYDAMRMEARKKGHDVTLEFVSMLPDIVADRARIEQVIVNVLSNAIKYTPDGGRIEMAAGAAGDGVWVSVKDNGIGVPPEDMPRLFERFYRVDRARSRQSGGTGLGLSIAREIVDAHGGEIQIDSTLGEGTCVTVRLPLRVEP
- a CDS encoding response regulator transcription factor translates to MGAAQRCILIVEDEPAIVDILSFNLARAGYAPLTAPDGAAGLAMAVEKNPDLVLLDVMLPRLDGFEVCRRLRAGGFNAPILMLTAREEETDKVLGLELGADDYITKPFSMRELLARVRANIRRTAIADAPAPPGESVLTAGNIALHPGRMEVTKQGRTLLLSQREYDLLHFFMRHPDNVFTREELMEKVWNYEYYGDLRTVDVAVRRLREKIEDNPSDPVLLLTRRGAGYLFAGAPR
- a CDS encoding NUDIX hydrolase, whose translation is MDLRETPLGGEILYRGKIVDVRVDRVALPDGKEATREVVVHPGGVAVVAVTRDRRVVAVRQYRYPMGEVLLEIPAGKLEPGEDPADGGRRELLEETGYTPGRYEPLGVLYPTPGYCQEKLHLFLATDLTQAGANPDEDEWLEVVHVPLDEMMARILDGRVRDAKTIAGVLMARGRLSDAASGAAPDTK